Genomic window (Musa acuminata AAA Group cultivar baxijiao chromosome BXJ1-9, Cavendish_Baxijiao_AAA, whole genome shotgun sequence):
AAGACCACACCCCAATGCACCCATCTGAATCCTTATCTTCTTCCATATACCTTGGATTAGAGTTCACAGCCTGTGTGCCCTGCCACCTCAATCTCCTTCTTGAGATCTCCCTTGGTCCTCTCCTGCTGAGACGCCATCAACAGAGCCAAATACTTCTCTCTGATCTCCTGTAGGGGATGCTTAATTAGGAGATCGCTGCCACCGTAGGCCTCCCTGAGCACGACTGTCTGTATGGCCAGCTTTTGCGACAGGTAGAAGATGCCTGGGTGGCGCTCGAACACCTTGGTGAACTTGAATGGCAGACCGAGCGGCTTCCGAAGGTTGCTCACGTTCCTCCGCCCCGTCTTCTTTGCGATGGTGAGGTGGAGGAGCTCGTGGAAGACCCCTACGATTCTCTTCTCCGAGACGTCGGTCCGGGAATCGAGGCCCGAGGCATCCGCGTACGGGCTAGTATAGGGCAGCGTCTGCCACTCCCGCAGCCACGCCATACACTTCTTCTTCAGCCCGAATCCCCTGGTGAAACTCACCGGGAACGCCAAGCAGTCGCCGTCGGCTGAGGACGCGCTCTTCCGGAGCTCGGAGACAGCGAGGCGAGGGTCCCAAGAGACGAGCTTGAGCCAGATGCGCTCGTCGCCGGGACGGCGGACGAGCTCGAAGAAGTCCGGATGGCGTGGGACGAAGGAGAGGTGGTAGTCCGAGGGCAAGCCCATGTCCCACCGCAGATGGTCGACGGCGTGGAGCGGGAGCGACCTGTCGGCGGTCAGCATGAGGAGACGGCGGAGGCGGTCGACGAGGTCCTGCTCCGCGTCCGCGAGGGCCCCGAGCTCCATCCGACGGAGGCGGAGGGCGTCGTCAGAGAGGGAGAACCAAGGGCCGTCCATGCCGCCAAAGTCGGCAGACTCGCGGAAGACGGTAGGGAAGCGGCGTAGGAAGGCGCCGATGTTGGCGTGGGGAAGGGCCAACTGACGGCGGCACGGAGCGAGGTCCCGTAGGGCAGCCCGGCCGCGGGGCTGCGACGAGATAAGGTGGACGAGGTGGAGGGCGGGGCGGAGGTGGCGCTCGCGGGAGACGGCCCAATCGAGAGGCCGGTCCTTCACCCACTTCACCTTCACGTTCACCAGGGTCGCCCGCTGCTCTGCCATGAATGGGAGGCGGCCGCGCAACCACCGCCGCCCCAAGCACAACATCGCCCGTCGGTTCAGTCCGTTCGACATCGACTTCCATCTTAATATTGTtggatatattaaaattttatatatttaggtATTTTATTGGAAAAAGCCATGCGAAAGACTTTTATTACGCCCACCATATTCCTTTTTACTTGGAAGTCTTTTTCTTTTCActtaaatgaaaatatttttatatttttactcaaatgaCTTAATATTATTTACAAAATTTGTAGTTTTGATAATTAACCATtataattttttagataaaaaataatattaatcatcttAGAATCATGATCTAATGATTCTAAGACGATTAATATCATTTTATAAATTACGATAAatcaataattaatttttaataatataagtgatcaaattaatttaataaaatactGAGGATATTTTCgtccaaataaaaaaaatctcaggTAAAGAGTATGCCctatttaatttgtattttaatTGAGGGTCATTTCTCTGAAAAGAAAAACACATTAGGTTACAACAAAAGTAAACATTGGATGAGAAAGCAAATTGAGTTCCTCCTCAATATGACAGCTCTGATCTGAGATTCTGGTGTTGCTTAATCAGTGGAAAAAAAAAGTGGATACAGTCTTCTATCATTAATTATACTTTCTCTTCAATCTTCAATCTCGCTGTCCAGTGAGGATTTGAAGGTTGATGAGAACTTGGTTGGCTTGTTTCACAACCTTGTGTAAATTTCCTgtaatataataatattctatGACTTGTGCATGCATAGTTGTTGGATCCTACCATTCTGCTATGTTATTTGCTTGTATAAAAGATTGATGCATCTGATGGTTTGGAAATATTTTTCTCAAGGATTAGGTATTTCTTTAGCAGGATAGACGAGAGCAGGAATGATCAGATTGCTACTGGTGAGTTTTCATGTTCATGTGTGCAATTTGTTTGCTTTCAGATCACTCCACAGCAGATTGCTCTACTTGTAGCCTTTCTTTCCCCTCATTTTTCTATCTTAAAAGTCATGATAAGAGCTTAGTTTGTCACCAACTCTGTCCACATTTAGTTGATTCCAACGCAATGTATATTTTTTGGTAGGAGCAATGACCTCTTCTATTCACACTGTATAGTTTGTGTGAGGCAAAATGACAATATCATTTTAGGATGAAGTTTCTTCCACTAAATGATTCTTTTCTAACATTAATATAATCAGATGAAAGCATGGATGATTGCAGGTTTATGCAGTGATCCCCCAAAGGGAAGAAAAGCTTACTGAAATTATCAGTATATATTACTTCAAATGTCTAATCAGATTGATTGcctttttaattttcatatatCAAAACCTCTTTAAATCCTTCCATCACTAATCTTCCTTCAATTTTAACTCCACTTTAGGCTCTTATATCACTGTGAAGCTTTCTTCAGTATTAATtagatataataatattattattcccAATAATAGTTTTCTTGAGGAAAATGAATTCTCCATAACAGATTAAAATGataacttttcttctttttttttttttgctgctttTTCATGAGCAGTCATTATGTGACTTCAAATctcttttttgtttgtttatatttttttaagaaaattgatttACTCATTAAATTAACCTATTTGCTTGCTGAATCATGAACTGGGAAATCAGTTTATTAATCTGATATTTTTACGGCACAATAGCATAATTAAATGTTTATTTGCAGCAGATTTTGTTTAGAATTTATTAAGAATAATTAACCAGCCAGTATTAACTAGGGATGCAAATCACAGAAAGATCCGAACCAGAATAAATCGGGTCCCAGTCGGGTCATGCTCTAAATGGATCCATATTGGCTGGCCTCTATGCCCGGTAAGAAATAGGAGACGATAGCGCAACGAGAGCGGCTTATCCACGAGGCCGCTCCACCGTGTCGGGAAGCTCACATGGCTCTTCTCCTCCCTCCCCTCCTCTCCTCCGACGGTTTACCTTCCCGTTTCAGCTCGTCTCTGTAAGTGATCTTTGCACGTGTCTCTGTGATCTATTCATTGCAAGCTCTCTTTAGTGAAGTCTCCTTCTATGAGGTGAATTCGCTTTCGTCTATTTTCTCTTCTATGCTCGCTTTGGTTGTCCTCTTTCTTCGTCTGGGCATTTCTACAAGCACCTGGCGGATTTCGAGTTTTCACTTGTTCTCTGTTCCACTTTCTTTTCGTTTTGGGGAATGTTTTCGGCTGTTCTGGTCTTGCCTCTTGGTGATTCTGATGTGTGATTGACCGTGGATTTCATGGGGAGTTGTATCAAAATAACAGCTTTAGCTGTGAGAAAAATTAGGTTCTGTAATGCGTTTGTCATTATAACTTACTTTGCTCTGTACGGATTCGCATTGATTCTAACCTCGGAGGGTTCTTTCCTGCACTAGGTTGAGCTGAAATATGTGATTTGATTTGGTTTGCTGCGTCGTATTCTTTCTTGGAGCTCCTTAATTTCTGTGTCCAACAAGTTCCAATTTTGCGACTTTATACGAAATAACGATTTCGTAATTCTAGTCTTTATTCAGTCTTCCTAGTCAAATCATTTTGATTTTTTGTTTCTTGCTCTTCATTGCAATGGACTACTAATTTGGTTCAGATGAGCTTTGATTGCACTTTCTTTCAGCCTTGAGGTTGCAGAGGAACCTCATTCTTCAACCAAGACCCTTCGATGGACTGACTGTTTCCTTGCCTTGTGCATTCG
Coding sequences:
- the LOC103998208 gene encoding protein WHAT'S THIS FACTOR 9, mitochondrial, producing MSNGLNRRAMLCLGRRWLRGRLPFMAEQRATLVNVKVKWVKDRPLDWAVSRERHLRPALHLVHLISSQPRGRAALRDLAPCRRQLALPHANIGAFLRRFPTVFRESADFGGMDGPWFSLSDDALRLRRMELGALADAEQDLVDRLRRLLMLTADRSLPLHAVDHLRWDMGLPSDYHLSFVPRHPDFFELVRRPGDERIWLKLVSWDPRLAVSELRKSASSADGDCLAFPVSFTRGFGLKKKCMAWLREWQTLPYTSPYADASGLDSRTDVSEKRIVGVFHELLHLTIAKKTGRRNVSNLRKPLGLPFKFTKVFERHPGIFYLSQKLAIQTVVLREAYGGSDLLIKHPLQEIREKYLALLMASQQERTKGDLKKEIEVAGHTGCEL